A stretch of DNA from Spirosoma endbachense:
AAAGGGGTATGAAATCCAGGTGAACCAGAGTCACACCGACTGGCGTAAAACGGGTAGCGTTTATGGTCTTCAGGACGTAAAAGAGGTATTTGTAAAAGACAATGAGTGGTATACCGAACACATCATTGTGCAGGGCAAAAAAGTGACGATCAAGGTCAATGACAAGACGATCAATGAGTATATGGAACCCGACAGCATCAGTACGGGCAAGTCAATGAAAAAGCTTAGTACGGGCACGGTTGCGCTGCAAGGCCACGACCCGAAAAGCAAAGTCTTTTACAAGGACATCATGATAAAGGTTCTGCCCGATTGATCTGGTTAATAGCTAAAAAAGGGAATGGGTAATTGAGGTAGAATATTCACCTTAATTACCCATTCCCCGTTTTGTAGCTGACGTTTCTAATTCCCTCCTTCTCTCGGTTTGAATTGCTGAATACTATACTCATTCGCCTGTAGTTGATTGGGATTCTTAGCCGCTACGGCAGCATTTACCTCACCGATGCGGGCATTCAGCGTGAAAATCTTACCATTAACCTCTGCACTGGTCGTTGCCTGATCATAACCACTGGTGTCGGTCTCCACAACAGTGAATGTATTCCATCCATCGGAACTACGCACCCGCGAAACCCGATTGCGATTATTCACGATATACAACTCGTTGTTATAGAGAACCATACCATCGGCATTGAGCAATGTTGGGCCGGTTATCTGCTGAGGGAGGGTCGGCTTATTCAGATCAACCCGGTATAGGCTCCCTTCGTTGGATTTGGCCACAATCAGAAATTTGTCGGGATGATAGACAATGCCATTCAGATTAAAGCCCTGATTTCCAGCAAACAAGGGAGAATTGACCAGTATGCTGGGTTGGGTTGAATCGGCGGGGACTTTATAAATCACCGGGGAAAACGAGTCTGTCACGTACGCATTTCCGCTAGGGTCAAAAGCTATATCATTGGCAAAATGAGCAGAATTCGGGAACCACTGGGTCAGATCGACCCGCTTGATATTTTGACCTGTGGCAAGATCATACACAAACAAGCCTGCTGTTTTGCCTGTCGTTTCTGGCTTACTCTTGGTTGATACGCCCAAATCACCATTGCAGACATAGAGTTTACCTTCCCGTACTTTAATGCCAATCGCACTGATGAGCATCGCATCATCAGCAATTGGGCTTATATCGATGTAGCGACCATTCTGATCGACCGTTCCAACTTTTCCCTGAGTGATTGAACTGACTAGAAATTTATCGAGCGCGGGCGAATAAGCAACCCCTTCCGGGTACTGTCGATTAGCCGAAAACTGGATACGGCCGGGAAAAACCGACGCGTTAAATTCAGGATCCAACGTATTGCAGGCCGATAGGCAACTAACTAATGTAAGCAGTCGGCAGGCTCTTTTGACGAAACTATTCATTGGCATAAGATCTTACAGACGGTCAATCAATTCATACGTTCATGCTACTTACAGACTAACTGTTCATTTTTTACATATAGGACTTTCGGTTGAGTTTGGCTCCCCGAAAAAGTCTAATTATATACCGAAGCCTGATCCCGCTAATCTTTTACTCAACTGTGCAAGATTGAGGCCAATCGATACGATCGTGATTACAAAAACTATCCCTTCGTTTTTGTGTTCTATATATACCAGGTCTTTCGCTCAGAATCGTGCCATGGCAACGCTTTTGAGCGAAAAGCCTACTAAAAATAACTCCTTACAACGCTATGAACCATTTTGAAACCCTTACTGAAGCGATGGAGGACCTGCGCAGCCGTGGCTACACGCATGAGTTTGCTCCTAAGAAAGATTTTCTGGTCGAACAAAGCACCGAAACCAAACTACGCGGTGAAGAATTTAACGTAGACGAATTTCACCGTTTCGAAGGCACGTCCGACCCCGGTGATGAAATGACCCTGTATGCCATTACGACGAATGGCGGCCTGAAAGGTGTGTTTGTTTCGGCACAGGGGACTTATGCCAACGAAGTGTCGTCTGAATTGATGGCAAAGTTCAATATAACCGACCGCCGGGAGGTAAATACACAAGGTTCTGTTGAGCCAATTGCGCATTTACCAGCAAGCTGATAAATGTTTTTGATCATATTTGCAAGAAAACAACCCGGAACATGTCAAATTTTCCGGGTTTTACACTATATTTGCGGCCTTTACACAAAAACGCGCTGTTCTTTTCCGTACTGATACGCCATGAAGTTATCCGAGTTTAAATTTGATTTGCCCGAAAGTTTAATTGCCAAATACCCAGTTGAGCGGGGTGAATCACGGTTAATGGTTGTTGACCGTAAAACAAAAACCATTGAGCACAAGCAGTTTTCGGATATACTGAGTTATTTCAGTGACGGCGACGTGATGGTCATCAACAATACAAAAGTATTTCCGGCAAGATTATACGGCAATAAAGAAAAGACTGGTGCTAAAATCGAAGTTTTTTTGCTGCGTGAACTCAACCGTGAGATGAAGCTCTGGGACGTATTAGTCGATCCAGCCCGCAAAATCCGCGTTGGGAATAAACTCTATTTCGGTGATAGTGATCTGGTAGCCGAAGTGATCGACAATACAACATCGCGTGGCCGTACGATCCGGTTCCTCTTCGATGGCAATCATGAAGAGTTCATGAAAGCAGTTGATGAACTGGGCGAAACCCCACTTCCCCGCGAGATCAATCGCGACGCTGAGCTTTCTGACCGCGATCTTTACCAAACGGTTTTTGCTGAACATGTTGGTGCGGTAGCCGCCCCGACAGCTGGTTTGCATTTTACGCGAGCCATGATGAAGCGGATGGAAATTAAAGGCATTCATTTTGCCCCCATCACCTTACACGTCGGCCTGGGCACATTCCGTCAGGTTGACGTTGAAGACCTCACCAAGCACAAAACCGACTCAGAAAACTATCGTATTCCCGAAGATGCGGCTCAGATCGTCAATACGGCCCTCGATGGCGGCAGACGTGTTTGTGCAGTTGGCACTACGTCGCTTAAAGCCATTGAATCGTCGGTATCGGCCAATAGCCGCCTGAAGCCCGTAGAAGGCTGGACAGATAAATTTATCTTTCCTCCCTACGACTTCAAAATTGCAAACTCATTGCTGACCAGCCTGCACCTGCCAGAGTCGATCCTGATTATGATGACCAGTGCATTCGGTGGACATGAACTGATCAAACACGCTTACGAAGTAGCAATCAAAGAAAAATATCGCTTTTTCAGCTACGGCGACGCGATGCTGATTCTTTAAAACAATTAGTTGGTGAGTCAATCACCTGATAAGTACTTTTGAGGGGCTTTATGGCCCCTCATTTTGTTATGACGAATTCAGGCACCAACGCGCCAAACCATCATCATTTTGCGATTATTGTTGCCG
This window harbors:
- the queA gene encoding tRNA preQ1(34) S-adenosylmethionine ribosyltransferase-isomerase QueA, with protein sequence MKLSEFKFDLPESLIAKYPVERGESRLMVVDRKTKTIEHKQFSDILSYFSDGDVMVINNTKVFPARLYGNKEKTGAKIEVFLLRELNREMKLWDVLVDPARKIRVGNKLYFGDSDLVAEVIDNTTSRGRTIRFLFDGNHEEFMKAVDELGETPLPREINRDAELSDRDLYQTVFAEHVGAVAAPTAGLHFTRAMMKRMEIKGIHFAPITLHVGLGTFRQVDVEDLTKHKTDSENYRIPEDAAQIVNTALDGGRRVCAVGTTSLKAIESSVSANSRLKPVEGWTDKFIFPPYDFKIANSLLTSLHLPESILIMMTSAFGGHELIKHAYEVAIKEKYRFFSYGDAMLIL
- a CDS encoding SMP-30/gluconolactonase/LRE family protein, with the translated sequence MNSFVKRACRLLTLVSCLSACNTLDPEFNASVFPGRIQFSANRQYPEGVAYSPALDKFLVSSITQGKVGTVDQNGRYIDISPIADDAMLISAIGIKVREGKLYVCNGDLGVSTKSKPETTGKTAGLFVYDLATGQNIKRVDLTQWFPNSAHFANDIAFDPSGNAYVTDSFSPVIYKVPADSTQPSILVNSPLFAGNQGFNLNGIVYHPDKFLIVAKSNEGSLYRVDLNKPTLPQQITGPTLLNADGMVLYNNELYIVNNRNRVSRVRSSDGWNTFTVVETDTSGYDQATTSAEVNGKIFTLNARIGEVNAAVAAKNPNQLQANEYSIQQFKPREGGN